From the genome of Dehalococcoidia bacterium, one region includes:
- a CDS encoding GNAT family N-acetyltransferase yields MQIRPATIADEDTVLDLIRELFEPPGARPDDFSEERGREGIRWLLDSPGGTIIVAEEGGRIVGLATVYRTFPSIRHGWRCWLQDLVVTSSHRGQGAGKALLDAATQWARENGCTHLMLDSSNARKDAHRFYLREGMTQGSLTFTRVIR; encoded by the coding sequence GTGCAGATCAGACCGGCGACGATTGCAGACGAGGATACCGTCCTCGACCTCATTCGCGAGCTGTTCGAGCCGCCGGGTGCGCGACCGGACGACTTCAGCGAGGAACGAGGCCGCGAGGGCATACGCTGGCTACTCGACTCGCCCGGCGGGACCATTATCGTCGCGGAGGAGGGCGGCCGGATTGTCGGGCTCGCTACTGTTTACCGGACCTTCCCGTCCATCCGCCATGGCTGGCGCTGCTGGCTGCAGGACCTGGTCGTCACGTCCTCGCACCGCGGTCAGGGTGCAGGCAAGGCGCTGCTCGACGCCGCCACGCAATGGGCGCGGGAGAACGGCTGCACTCACCTCATGCTCGACTCGAGTAACGCGCGGAAGGACGCGCACCGTTTCTACCTCCGGGAAGGCATGACGCAGGGCTCTCTTACTTTCACCCGTGTGATCCGCTGA